Proteins from a single region of Chloroherpeton thalassium ATCC 35110:
- a CDS encoding S41 family peptidase has protein sequence MQSQHQVQGYYRHPSVFENAIVFVSEDDLWTVEASGGVARRLTAGLAECAFPSVSPDGKFIAFVSSEEGQPDVYLMPILGGQPKRLTYLGATGTRVIGWHDGKIIFSTNAKQPFLNIQAVYALSPEGGEPEPFAFGTATYLSFGAENQIVLGRNSADAARWKRYRGGTAGEIWWARSANEPFENFSKKLGLKGNFNSPIWIQENGAARIYFVSDHDGVANLYSALPDATDLKRHTHHTDFYVRYPQKDASGKNRIVYHAGADIFLYDIESGESAKVEIDFCSPRTQRNRKFVGAGAYLEHFSLHPNSSIFALNARGKAFSLPLKSGPVLQYAERQGVRYRLATFLHDGEHVAMTSDAADDQEILEIYNGDNVQVHSFEHFDIGIARFLQPNPKNKLLAVGNNRNELKLIDIDNETAVLIEQNSFGAIGEADWSPCGRYLAYSSPISMEQTEIKIYDTKTGKTHPVTEPVLRDYCPAFSVDGKYLYFLSDRIFDPVYDNLLFDLNFPRGTKPYLLTLQKDLTSPFFEEPASRAKEEPEEKSDSETPEIDFENIAQRVLEIPVPEGRYVQLAAADGMLLLGERPIMGALSAPKSDDAATGIFHAFKFSDKKLEKITDKLSHFEISQDRKMVMYRSGKRLCYGSLEELLQPGKTHDAVELKRVKISIEPPQEWRQMLKEAWRLQKEHYWTPDMAGLDWQEVFDRYEPLLNRVGSRAEFSDLTWEMQGELGTSHCYEYGGDYRPKPPYHQGLLGADISYSTEKKAFEVTGLPKGDFWKEGEASPLHTPGVNVQVGDLILEVNGQSLSKNQSFGELLVSMAGQEITLTVANAKKENMRRVRIKPIASEQKLRYRDWVEKNRALVKSASDGKIGYVHIPNMGPLGYAEFFRGYLKALRHPGLIIDVRFNGGGHVSQLLLEKLAQRRIGYDIQRWAKIPEPYPAYAPFGAVVALTNEFAGSDGDIFSHAFKLMKIGPLLGKRTWGGVIGINPRHSLSDGTVTTQPEYSFWFEDVGWNVENYGTDPDIEVEFAPHDYAANLDPQLTRAIEETLSLIETRKPAIPDFSKNR, from the coding sequence ATGCAATCCCAACATCAGGTTCAGGGCTATTATCGCCATCCCTCCGTTTTTGAAAATGCCATTGTATTCGTTTCGGAAGACGACCTTTGGACGGTTGAGGCGTCGGGCGGCGTCGCTCGGCGTTTGACCGCTGGACTTGCCGAGTGCGCGTTTCCGTCCGTTTCGCCGGACGGCAAATTCATCGCGTTTGTCAGCAGCGAAGAAGGTCAGCCGGATGTTTATCTCATGCCAATTTTGGGCGGCCAGCCAAAGCGCTTGACTTATTTAGGCGCAACCGGGACGCGCGTTATCGGCTGGCACGACGGGAAAATCATTTTTTCCACCAACGCCAAGCAGCCGTTTTTGAACATTCAGGCCGTTTATGCGCTCTCGCCCGAGGGCGGCGAACCTGAGCCGTTTGCGTTCGGCACGGCCACATATCTTTCTTTCGGCGCGGAAAATCAAATTGTGTTGGGGCGAAATTCTGCCGACGCCGCGCGTTGGAAACGCTATCGCGGCGGCACGGCAGGTGAAATTTGGTGGGCGCGTTCGGCAAACGAACCGTTCGAAAATTTTAGCAAAAAGCTCGGCTTGAAGGGCAATTTCAACAGCCCGATTTGGATTCAAGAAAACGGCGCGGCGCGAATTTATTTCGTGAGCGACCACGACGGCGTGGCAAATCTTTATTCCGCCTTGCCGGACGCAACCGACCTCAAACGCCATACGCATCACACGGATTTTTACGTGCGCTATCCGCAAAAAGACGCTTCGGGCAAAAACCGGATTGTTTATCACGCCGGCGCGGACATTTTCCTTTATGACATAGAATCGGGCGAAAGCGCGAAAGTCGAGATCGATTTTTGCAGTCCGCGAACGCAGCGCAACCGGAAGTTCGTCGGAGCGGGCGCTTATTTGGAACATTTTTCGTTGCATCCGAATTCGAGCATTTTTGCGCTCAACGCACGCGGCAAAGCGTTTTCCCTGCCGCTCAAGTCGGGGCCGGTTTTGCAATATGCCGAGCGGCAAGGCGTTCGCTATCGCTTGGCGACCTTTTTGCACGACGGCGAGCATGTGGCCATGACTTCCGACGCGGCGGACGATCAGGAGATTTTGGAAATTTACAACGGCGACAATGTGCAAGTCCATTCGTTTGAACATTTCGACATCGGCATTGCGCGGTTCTTACAGCCGAACCCAAAGAACAAACTGCTTGCGGTCGGAAACAATCGCAATGAACTGAAACTCATCGACATTGATAACGAAACGGCGGTGTTGATCGAGCAAAATTCGTTCGGCGCAATCGGCGAGGCCGACTGGTCGCCGTGCGGGCGATATTTGGCGTATAGCTCCCCGATTTCGATGGAGCAAACGGAGATAAAAATTTACGACACGAAAACAGGCAAAACGCATCCGGTGACCGAGCCGGTGCTCAGGGATTATTGCCCCGCGTTTTCGGTCGACGGAAAATATCTATACTTCCTCAGCGACCGCATTTTTGATCCGGTTTATGACAATTTGCTTTTTGATTTAAACTTTCCGCGCGGCACGAAGCCCTATTTACTCACGCTGCAAAAAGATTTGACCTCGCCCTTTTTTGAAGAACCGGCCTCGCGTGCCAAAGAAGAGCCGGAGGAAAAATCGGATTCGGAAACGCCGGAAATCGATTTTGAAAACATCGCGCAGCGGGTTTTGGAAATTCCTGTGCCGGAAGGCCGCTATGTGCAGCTTGCGGCGGCGGACGGGATGCTCTTGCTCGGCGAACGCCCGATTATGGGCGCACTTTCCGCGCCGAAAAGTGATGACGCGGCAACCGGCATTTTCCATGCGTTTAAATTTTCCGATAAAAAACTTGAGAAAATCACCGACAAGCTCTCGCACTTTGAAATTTCTCAAGACCGAAAAATGGTGATGTATCGCTCGGGAAAACGCCTTTGCTACGGCAGCCTCGAAGAGCTTTTGCAGCCGGGCAAAACGCACGACGCGGTGGAACTGAAGCGCGTGAAAATTTCCATCGAGCCGCCGCAGGAATGGCGACAAATGCTTAAAGAAGCATGGCGATTGCAAAAAGAGCATTATTGGACGCCCGACATGGCTGGCCTTGATTGGCAGGAAGTTTTTGACCGCTACGAGCCGCTTTTGAACCGAGTCGGCTCGCGTGCGGAATTTTCGGATTTGACTTGGGAAATGCAGGGCGAATTAGGCACGTCGCACTGCTACGAGTACGGCGGCGATTACCGCCCGAAACCGCCCTATCATCAAGGCTTGCTCGGCGCGGACATTTCGTATAGCACGGAGAAAAAAGCCTTTGAAGTAACCGGCTTGCCCAAAGGCGATTTTTGGAAAGAAGGCGAAGCGTCGCCGTTGCACACGCCGGGCGTGAATGTGCAAGTCGGCGATTTGATTTTGGAAGTAAATGGGCAAAGTTTGTCGAAAAATCAATCGTTCGGTGAGCTGCTCGTGAGCATGGCCGGCCAAGAAATCACGCTGACGGTTGCGAACGCGAAAAAGGAAAACATGCGCCGCGTGCGAATCAAGCCGATTGCGAGCGAGCAAAAACTTCGCTATCGCGACTGGGTTGAAAAAAATCGCGCGTTGGTGAAAAGCGCCTCCGACGGGAAAATTGGCTATGTTCATATTCCGAACATGGGCCCTTTGGGCTACGCCGAATTTTTCCGAGGCTATTTGAAAGCGCTTCGTCATCCAGGCTTAATCATCGATGTGCGTTTCAACGGCGGCGGGCATGTTTCGCAATTACTGTTGGAAAAGCTGGCGCAGCGGCGAATCGGCTACGACATTCAGCGCTGGGCGAAAATCCCCGAGCCGTATCCTGCCTACGCGCCGTTCGGAGCGGTCGTGGCCTTGACAAACGAGTTTGCCGGCTCGGACGGCGACATTTTTAGCCACGCTTTTAAGCTGATGAAAATTGGACCTCTCTTGGGCAAACGCACTTGGGGCGGCGTCATTGGCATCAATCCGCGCCATTCGCTTTCGGACGGCACGGTGACAACGCAGCCGGAATATTCGTTCTGGTTCGAAGATGTCGGTTGGAATGTTGAAAACTACGGCACCGACCCTGACATCGAGGTGGAGTTTGCGCCGCACGATTATGCAGCGAATCTCGATCCACAATTGACACGTGCAATAGAGGAAACGCTTTCACTCATCGAAACACGGAAGCCGGCTATTCCTGATTTTTCAAAAAATAGATAA
- a CDS encoding glycosyltransferase family 2 protein, whose translation MTAIEILFWASAFLVVYAYVGYGAVLFVLVKLKRIFFGKNELDESEVFEPEVALVIPAYNEKDYVGEKVANSFALDYPKEKLKIIFVTDGSDDGTPDALRKYDGIAVLHEPERRGKIAAINRIMPTIQAPITIFTDANAMLSPQTVRMIVRHYRDAKVGAVAGEKRIRRQAEERASGAGEGIYWKYESLLKKWDSDLHSVVGAAGELFSIRTELYAPVEKNAILDDFMISLRIAKNGYKVAYEPEAYAEELPSENVKEELKRKVRICAGGIQSIVWLKELLNPFKYGILSFQYVSHRVLRWTLAPLALVLLIPLNLQLMLEFGGLYAVIFALQLLFYLMAVPGWILEQRHLRVKLFFVPYYFFIMNLAVFLGFFRYLKGRQSVLWERSVRAKA comes from the coding sequence ATGACTGCAATTGAAATCCTTTTTTGGGCGAGCGCGTTTCTCGTCGTTTATGCTTATGTCGGCTACGGTGCGGTGCTGTTTGTTTTGGTAAAACTCAAACGGATTTTTTTTGGAAAAAATGAGCTGGACGAATCGGAGGTGTTCGAGCCGGAGGTGGCGCTCGTGATTCCGGCTTATAACGAAAAAGATTATGTCGGAGAAAAGGTCGCCAATAGCTTCGCGCTGGATTATCCGAAAGAAAAACTCAAAATCATCTTCGTAACGGACGGCTCGGACGACGGCACGCCGGACGCGCTCCGAAAATACGACGGCATCGCGGTGCTGCACGAGCCGGAGCGTCGGGGCAAAATTGCGGCCATCAATCGCATCATGCCGACGATTCAAGCGCCGATTACGATTTTTACCGACGCGAACGCCATGCTTTCGCCGCAGACGGTGCGGATGATTGTGCGGCATTATCGGGACGCGAAGGTCGGCGCGGTTGCGGGCGAAAAGCGCATTCGGCGGCAGGCCGAAGAGCGGGCGAGCGGCGCAGGCGAAGGCATTTATTGGAAATATGAATCGCTGCTGAAAAAGTGGGATTCGGATTTGCATTCGGTGGTCGGCGCGGCGGGCGAGCTTTTTTCCATCCGAACCGAGCTTTACGCGCCGGTGGAAAAAAACGCGATTTTGGACGATTTTATGATTTCGCTCCGCATCGCCAAAAACGGCTACAAGGTCGCCTACGAGCCGGAAGCTTATGCCGAAGAGCTGCCGTCGGAAAATGTCAAGGAAGAATTGAAGCGCAAGGTGCGAATTTGCGCGGGCGGCATTCAATCGATCGTGTGGCTGAAGGAATTGTTAAACCCGTTCAAATACGGCATTTTGAGCTTTCAATATGTCTCGCATCGCGTGTTGCGTTGGACGCTTGCGCCGCTTGCGCTCGTCCTGCTCATCCCGCTGAACTTGCAATTAATGCTCGAATTCGGCGGGCTTTACGCAGTCATTTTCGCCTTGCAACTCCTCTTTTACCTGATGGCCGTGCCGGGCTGGATTTTGGAGCAACGACATTTGCGCGTGAAGCTTTTTTTCGTGCCGTACTATTTTTTCATCATGAACTTGGCCGTCTTTCTCGGATTTTTCCGCTACCTGAAAGGCCGCCAATCGGTGCTTTGGGAACGCTCCGTGCGTGCAAAAGCATAA
- a CDS encoding HD domain-containing protein → MQSDMLFEAVEFATLAHKGQFRKGSKVPYILHPLGVAKILIDKNCAQPLIIAGILHDTVEDTPVTLAGIEAEFGEVVARLVAGVTEPEKSYSWEYRKNHMLTELERAPIDVLAVSCADKIDNLHSLSQDYEKHGEAVWEKFSRPRESQKWYHESLMRIFEKRLSDTPYTPLFNEVQQLVQQVFTADMDAAVFKP, encoded by the coding sequence ATGCAAAGTGACATGCTCTTTGAAGCCGTTGAGTTTGCAACTTTAGCCCATAAAGGTCAATTTAGAAAAGGCTCGAAAGTGCCGTATATCCTTCATCCGCTGGGTGTTGCAAAAATTTTAATCGACAAAAATTGTGCGCAGCCGCTTATCATCGCAGGAATTTTGCACGATACCGTAGAAGACACGCCGGTAACGCTGGCGGGAATCGAAGCAGAATTTGGTGAAGTTGTTGCGCGGCTTGTTGCCGGCGTGACCGAGCCCGAGAAATCCTATTCGTGGGAATATCGGAAAAATCACATGCTCACGGAGCTTGAACGTGCGCCGATTGATGTGCTTGCGGTTTCTTGCGCCGATAAAATCGATAACCTTCATTCGCTTTCTCAGGATTACGAGAAGCACGGCGAGGCTGTGTGGGAAAAATTTAGCCGCCCGCGCGAGTCGCAAAAATGGTACCATGAGTCCCTGATGCGCATTTTTGAAAAGCGACTTTCCGACACGCCTTACACTCCCCTTTTCAACGAGGTACAACAATTGGTTCAACAAGTTTTTACCGCGGATATGGACGCAGCCGTCTTCAAACCGTAG
- a CDS encoding transporter substrate-binding domain-containing protein gives MRSNFPRYLIVGFTIFSLACSNEKITEDTQSSKEDHENQPSVHIDLPQIKKRKKLIAITSYCATCYFIYRGKPMGFEYELLERLAKHLDVDLEIVVAENLNDVVKMLNEGKGDIIAYGMTITQARQKKLAFTEHYTTTRQVLVQRKPNNWRRMKHHQIEKSLIRNQIDLIGKSVHVRRNSSYYARLKTLSNELGGDINIVEVPGYLETEELIQMVAEGKIDYTVADQNIAFINKTYYPDLDVETPISFPQKIAWAVRKNSPELLAAVDDWILETKRTTDYHVIYNKYFKNRKAYKRRIESPFYSKTGEKISQYDALIKKSAKELGWDWLLLASMIYQESRFDPNATSWVGAKGLMQVVPETAEPYGVTNLYDPKQNILAGTKYLIYLMDFWKTIPDSLERIKFVMASYNVGAGHILDAQRLAEKYGSDPNVWTDHVEKYILLKSEKKYYYDEAVRNGYCRGAEPYNYVREIWSRYSHYRQVLEISALRNASKKELISKLNFSFNAK, from the coding sequence ATGCGGTCCAATTTCCCTCGCTATCTTATTGTTGGGTTCACCATTTTCAGTTTAGCCTGTTCAAATGAAAAAATCACAGAGGACACCCAGTCCTCGAAAGAAGACCACGAAAATCAGCCATCTGTTCATATTGACTTGCCTCAAATCAAAAAGCGCAAGAAGCTAATAGCCATCACGAGCTACTGCGCCACGTGTTATTTTATTTATCGGGGCAAACCAATGGGTTTTGAGTATGAATTGCTCGAGCGCCTGGCGAAGCATTTGGATGTCGATCTTGAAATTGTTGTAGCTGAAAACCTCAATGATGTCGTTAAAATGCTCAATGAGGGAAAAGGCGACATCATTGCGTATGGCATGACCATTACCCAAGCGCGTCAAAAAAAGCTGGCATTTACGGAGCATTATACCACCACACGCCAAGTCTTGGTGCAAAGAAAGCCTAACAATTGGAGGCGGATGAAGCACCATCAAATCGAAAAATCCTTGATTAGAAATCAAATTGATTTGATAGGAAAGTCTGTACATGTGCGCCGAAATTCCTCATACTATGCGCGTTTGAAAACGTTATCCAACGAGCTTGGCGGCGATATTAACATTGTGGAGGTTCCGGGCTACTTGGAAACCGAAGAGCTCATTCAGATGGTTGCTGAAGGCAAGATTGACTACACGGTTGCCGATCAAAACATTGCGTTCATTAATAAAACGTATTATCCAGATCTCGATGTGGAAACCCCCATTAGTTTTCCGCAAAAAATTGCGTGGGCCGTGCGAAAAAATTCTCCAGAGTTGCTTGCCGCCGTCGATGATTGGATTTTGGAAACAAAGCGAACAACCGATTATCACGTCATTTATAATAAATATTTCAAAAATCGAAAAGCTTACAAGCGCCGCATCGAAAGCCCGTTTTACTCAAAAACCGGCGAGAAAATTTCACAATATGATGCGCTCATCAAGAAATCGGCCAAAGAACTTGGTTGGGATTGGTTGTTGCTGGCTTCGATGATTTACCAGGAATCCAGGTTTGACCCGAACGCGACGTCGTGGGTTGGCGCAAAAGGGTTAATGCAAGTGGTTCCTGAAACAGCAGAGCCGTATGGCGTAACAAATTTGTATGATCCGAAACAGAATATTCTGGCTGGAACAAAGTATTTGATTTATTTAATGGATTTTTGGAAAACCATTCCCGACTCACTTGAGCGCATTAAGTTTGTGATGGCTTCATACAATGTGGGCGCCGGGCATATTTTAGACGCGCAGCGCTTGGCCGAAAAATATGGAAGCGACCCGAACGTTTGGACAGATCATGTTGAAAAATACATTCTCCTAAAATCCGAAAAGAAATATTATTATGATGAAGCGGTGCGCAATGGCTACTGTCGAGGTGCTGAACCCTATAATTACGTGCGTGAAATTTGGTCAAGGTATTCGCATTATCGCCAAGTGCTCGAGATAAGCGCACTTCGAAATGCCAGCAAGAAAGAATTAATTTCGAAATTAAACTTTTCTTTTAATGCAAAGTGA
- a CDS encoding LruC domain-containing protein, whose amino-acid sequence MPHRKRYSNKFYQGLATFWLALALLFSSFGCDDEDSSTSTPLLASSTEDLEIPSSFDFVTTKEISIALELQAPDGSALKTVKVGFYNDKEDNDGILIASGLTDENGKISLILNVPSYLDSISIRPNYIGLVHEAYVSIEQSSLSLTIGGPNESTFGSSEAFVFDAVKQAARVLAETWYTTLGTWNHQGVPNYLESPGDVITQDLLDDLNASLPESQPVPTANPEYLVDSDMNTKLKEDADLWITFVHEGAGWRNALGFYTYDIDNPPSSPDEIDVLYMIFPNVSYKNSGGGLQSGNKVKLGTFSAGIGIGWFLVPDGWNSSTREVTEKSQIKWSVKDFNAYVASDYRQHMIALKDENRELILLGFEDTSRPAGDNDFNDCIFYVSANPFTAIQTDELISVKTEKDADEDGVDDYSDEYPNDPDRAYNQYAPAKNVYGTVAFEDLWPAKGDYDFNDIVVDYNHQLVMNASNQVVEMSSSFKTRAIGGTYKNGFGYELQVDPSKIEQVSGYELTENIISTNANGTEAEQTNAVIIVYDNAYAHMTPSSGYYTVNAEKGSPYQTPYTSDIFVTFTEPLAASELGSSPYNPFIISNKRRGYEIHLPGSTPTDLCADSLFSTQDDDTNPANDYYFKTQKGHPWAVHIPEAFDYPSEKSDIVKAYLYFANWAESGGNAYPDWYQDKTGYRDDDYIY is encoded by the coding sequence ATGCCCCACAGAAAACGATATTCAAACAAATTTTACCAAGGCTTAGCCACATTTTGGCTTGCATTGGCCTTGCTATTTTCAAGCTTCGGTTGCGACGATGAAGATTCATCAACCAGCACGCCACTTTTGGCCAGTAGCACAGAGGATTTAGAAATTCCCTCGTCATTTGACTTTGTAACCACAAAAGAAATTTCTATCGCGCTCGAGCTGCAAGCGCCTGACGGAAGTGCGCTCAAAACGGTTAAGGTTGGGTTTTATAACGACAAAGAGGATAATGATGGCATTTTAATTGCGTCAGGTTTGACGGATGAAAATGGAAAAATATCGTTGATATTAAATGTGCCTTCTTATTTGGATTCGATTTCCATTCGGCCAAACTACATTGGGTTGGTTCATGAGGCGTACGTGTCGATCGAGCAAAGCTCGCTGTCTCTAACAATTGGCGGCCCAAATGAAAGTACTTTTGGCAGCTCTGAAGCGTTTGTGTTCGATGCGGTCAAGCAAGCCGCTCGCGTGCTTGCAGAAACTTGGTACACCACGTTAGGAACGTGGAACCATCAAGGTGTGCCGAACTATCTTGAGTCGCCAGGCGATGTGATTACCCAAGATCTTTTAGATGATTTGAATGCGTCATTGCCAGAGTCGCAGCCTGTTCCAACTGCCAATCCTGAATATTTGGTCGATAGCGACATGAACACCAAGTTGAAAGAAGATGCCGACCTTTGGATTACGTTTGTTCATGAAGGCGCTGGTTGGCGAAATGCGTTAGGTTTTTATACCTACGATATTGATAACCCGCCCTCATCGCCTGACGAAATTGATGTGCTCTACATGATTTTCCCAAATGTTTCCTACAAAAACAGCGGCGGCGGACTTCAGAGCGGCAACAAAGTAAAATTAGGGACGTTTTCAGCTGGAATAGGAATCGGCTGGTTTTTGGTGCCAGACGGATGGAATTCTTCAACCAGAGAGGTCACTGAAAAAAGCCAAATCAAATGGTCGGTTAAAGATTTTAATGCCTACGTCGCATCGGATTACAGGCAACACATGATCGCTTTGAAAGATGAGAATCGAGAGCTCATTTTGTTAGGCTTTGAAGATACTTCTCGCCCGGCAGGCGATAATGATTTCAACGATTGTATTTTTTATGTTTCAGCCAATCCATTCACGGCGATTCAAACGGATGAGCTGATTTCAGTGAAAACCGAAAAGGATGCTGACGAAGACGGCGTGGATGATTATTCGGATGAATATCCAAACGATCCTGATCGGGCTTATAATCAATATGCGCCTGCGAAGAATGTGTATGGAACGGTGGCTTTCGAGGATTTGTGGCCGGCCAAAGGTGATTATGACTTCAACGACATCGTGGTTGATTATAATCATCAGTTGGTGATGAATGCGTCGAACCAAGTGGTGGAAATGAGTAGCTCATTTAAAACACGGGCTATTGGCGGGACATACAAAAATGGGTTCGGCTACGAACTTCAAGTTGATCCAAGCAAGATTGAACAGGTTTCCGGCTATGAATTGACCGAAAATATTATTTCCACGAATGCCAATGGAACGGAAGCAGAGCAAACAAACGCAGTTATCATTGTCTATGACAATGCGTATGCGCACATGACACCTTCCTCAGGCTACTACACAGTGAACGCGGAAAAAGGAAGCCCGTATCAGACGCCTTATACTTCCGATATTTTTGTCACATTTACAGAGCCTTTGGCCGCCAGTGAGTTAGGCAGTTCGCCATACAATCCGTTTATCATTTCCAATAAACGGCGCGGATATGAAATTCACCTGCCGGGTTCAACGCCAACAGACTTGTGCGCCGATAGCCTCTTTTCGACGCAGGACGATGATACCAATCCGGCAAATGATTACTATTTCAAAACCCAAAAAGGCCATCCGTGGGCAGTGCACATTCCAGAAGCATTTGATTATCCTTCGGAAAAATCTGACATCGTCAAGGCCTATCTTTATTTTGCCAATTGGGCGGAAAGCGGCGGAAATGCGTATCCTGACTGGTATCAAGATAAAACGGGCTATCGCGATGATGACTACATTTATTAG
- a CDS encoding glycosyltransferase family 2 protein, whose protein sequence is MKVSIIVVNYRVPKLLRACLQSIREQVKAECEVIVTDNASGDGSVEMVREEFPWVHLIANPTNDGFAAGNNIALPHATGEYVFYLNPDAEVIADAVDALVTYLDTHPDVGLVAPRLINTDDSLQKSVHRFYSFWDTLIDNRLFPYLFKNSKRLKSYNYAFWPHDEEREIDWAKGAALMVRKSILDELGAFDEQFWIYGEEIDLCYRIKKAGWKIVFFPNAVIRHHEKQSSRQHSTVMFIQNYKSLYLFIRKHYSRLDFELYRARAVLSILIWLFTFWIKKMSGKKGAAEEFGKYAALFKWHLKLKENLHKPLLINQSAKS, encoded by the coding sequence ATGAAAGTAAGCATCATCGTTGTGAACTATCGCGTTCCCAAATTGCTTCGGGCTTGTTTGCAAAGCATTCGCGAGCAGGTCAAGGCCGAGTGCGAAGTGATTGTCACGGACAACGCCAGCGGCGACGGCTCGGTGGAAATGGTGCGCGAGGAATTTCCTTGGGTGCATCTCATCGCCAACCCCACGAACGACGGATTTGCCGCCGGAAATAACATCGCTCTGCCACACGCGACCGGCGAATATGTTTTTTACCTGAACCCCGACGCCGAAGTCATCGCGGACGCGGTGGATGCGCTGGTGACCTATTTGGACACGCATCCCGATGTCGGCCTCGTCGCCCCGCGCCTGATTAATACCGACGACTCGCTTCAAAAATCCGTCCATCGGTTTTATTCCTTTTGGGACACGCTCATCGACAACCGCTTGTTTCCTTATTTATTTAAAAACTCCAAACGACTGAAAAGCTACAACTATGCGTTTTGGCCGCACGACGAGGAGCGCGAAATCGATTGGGCGAAGGGCGCGGCGCTCATGGTGCGCAAATCGATTTTGGACGAACTTGGCGCATTTGACGAACAATTTTGGATTTACGGCGAGGAGATCGATTTGTGTTATCGCATCAAAAAAGCCGGTTGGAAAATCGTGTTTTTCCCGAACGCCGTCATTCGCCATCACGAAAAGCAAAGTTCGCGCCAACACAGCACCGTGATGTTTATCCAAAATTACAAAAGCCTATATCTTTTCATCCGCAAGCATTATTCCCGATTGGATTTCGAACTGTATCGCGCCCGCGCGGTGCTCTCGATTTTGATTTGGCTTTTCACTTTTTGGATAAAAAAAATGTCGGGCAAAAAGGGCGCGGCGGAGGAATTCGGCAAATACGCGGCGCTTTTTAAATGGCATCTCAAGCTAAAAGAAAATCTCCACAAACCCCTGTTGATTAACCAATCGGCAAAATCTTAA